The DNA region AGAGTACGACGAGAGTCGAGCGAGACACATTGTTGCAACTTTGAAGCGATCGTCCTTAGAGTTCCTCGAGGGTGCTCCGGCCAAGGGACACTCTTTTGCAAGAATAGAGACTTGGTGGAAAATCAATGGTGGATAGTTGAACAGTCTAGAGGATACACGCGAACAGGTTCACTTCTGATGGGCTTGTGTAAAAACAGAGAACTTCGGTAACGGTGAAGACATTTGAGGAATTTGATGTTTCAATCACGCTAGAGTTTGATCAAAGGTTGAGCAAAGAAATAGAGAAATACTTGTAAGACGTGTGAAACGGGAACGGAGTTTTGTAGGTAGTGTCCGTAGAAGTTTGCTCTTGGTTTCGACTATGATTCTTCACACTTCGTGAATGAATCATTCGGTGTCCTCCGCTTGGTGATTCCGCGAGGTCATCAAATTAAAAGTGACGACTCTGAGAAAGCATCAGAACCTAAACTTAGCGAACAATTAGAGGTTTGAAGGGATTCCAGGGGAGGAGGTGACCGTCCTGAGTATGATAAAATCTAAGGGGAATCTACGGCTGTCGCAGGCCCGGTTCCAGCAGAAGCAGCTccaggagaaggagcagaagtTGTTGCAGCTTTACGACCAGCAACAGCAACGGGCTTATCAAGTGGTGCAACGTGGCAGCGCGGGCTCGAACGGCTCGAGTTATGGCTCCTCCGTCAGCCAGCACACCATCACAAAGACCTCGACCAACAGCCACACAACCTCGACCTCGCAAGGTGGAAAGGTGAGTGGTTCTTCACGTGGAAACGCGACGCGACTCGAAGCACAGCGTTGTCGTAATGCGGTTTCACGCCACGCTTTCTTGAATGGTGTAATGGGCGGCGTTTCGATGTTGGGAATCACGGCAGATTGCATTCGCACTCCTCGTTCCTCTTGCTTGCACGAACACACCGGCCGAACACACGGTGCTCGCTCGTTCACTCgcccgttcgttcgttcgtttgcTGCTTGCTCTCCACGCGAATGCGTTCCGCTTCGTTCATCAGCGTACTGACCACTTTATGGTAATTGAAAACGTTTAGAACCAGCGCGAGTATCGGGAGGTTTCCCTGAATTACCGGGGAAACACTTCGAACATCTTTTATGGCGTGAATTTCGGGCGACGACAATGATTTAGTGGAGACAACGCAACGCTGCTTTCCGACGGTTCGTTCGATCGCGTTTGATTGTAGATAGAGGAGTCGTCGAGTGCTCAAATGTTTTAGTGCATGCTCGAGTACATCCAGTTTAATTGTCGACTTACGAAAAGACCTAGTTTTAACCTTTTTCGTGGCATGAACATTTTAAGGTtgtgatatataaagaaaatattaataatgatgTTTAGGTGAGGCAAATGTTCGACGAGAGGCGGCAGACAACGGTGAAAGGCATCGACAGGAGCTACCCTCTGGAACCACTGGAGAACAAACCGCGGAAACAGACGAACGGAAACGTTCAGAAGAACGGAAATTCGTCGGTGAACCGGCACTCGGTCACTGTGAAACGAGTGGCCCGGGCAGACGTGAACAGCAACCTAAACGCCGGCAAACCGATCGTCTCTTACCACGAGGAAATCACTCGAGAATCGTTCGGCCCGTCGTCCGGTCGTCGGCAGTCAGACGATGACGAGTTCGGGAACGAGAACCACGTCTCGCAGTATGCAAATGGAAATCATCGAGACGAGGTAATTAATTAACGGTTGCGATCTCCCCTCGATACAACGGGGAACCGAGcaacgcgagcgagcgagcgagctcaGCCGCAAGATCTCGAACTTCTTAATTGGGGTAGCTCGAGTAACAGCATCGTTACCGGCGAGATTTGTTTCTGGTTAAGAAATCAACTGCCGCATGTAAATCTAAGCCGATGCTGTGCGCTTGATTCGCCTCGGTTATGTTCGCGTGCTCCTTTTAAACTCGACCCCCGAGCGGCaatgatttcagttgaatatcaattCGAAGTTTATCCGTTCGAGTTCGAGTTCCGTCTCGGGCGCGGTATCGCTGAGAAATTTAACTTCGAGAAATAATCGTCGATGTGAAATTTTTGTTGCCGTGTAATTGAAACGAGTTGTGTAGACTGTACGTATTGTCCCTCGAGCAGATACAAATAGAAGAAGTGCTGGACGAAGACGCAATCGAGAGGAACCGCATGATGGCGAAGCTCCACTTGATGCAGTACGACGAGACGCTGAAGCACCGCATTAAAAACGACCTCGAAAGCGAGGAATTCCCGGAGGATTTCATGGTGGATGTTCCCGACAAGCTTCCGAAACAAAGTATCTCCAAAAAGCTATCGCAGGCGGAGGCGAGATTGGAGCGCTTCAGAAATGCTAACGCGAAGCGTATTAGCAACGCCACGAAAAACACGAGTTCGTCACAGGTCCCGAAGAAACGCGCCGAGCCGGGTTTGCCTGGAAAAGCTGCATCCAGGTATGTGGAATTTAAATGAAACTGAAAATCAATTAGTAAGAATGTAGAACAGATATTGCTAGCTGGTGAGCAGCATATACACGAGTATCTGAGAGTTGAAATGGCGAAAGTCAATCTCCGTTTTGTTAAATAGATTTTACATGTTCCTGAATCTACTGAATCCTCTGACACCATTTCCCAACTTCATACATTATTTACACTGCTAAGCAACTTGATCTCTATCCAACATGATTATGTAGATACCTCGATTCTCCAGCTTTCTCGACTTTCTTCATTCTCATTTTCAGAGACTCGATAAATTAGCCTGTCTGATCTCCTCGAGATAATTCGTAAAAATTATTTGACAAAAGTAGAGACACATTGATACGCGCGTACGAAACGTCAGGCTGAGTAACGAGTGCGTTCACAATTTCGAGGACTAAAAGATCACGATAATTATTCGTTTGTGATGTGGTTTAAAACACTAACCTATGTACCAATCATAATAAATGTTCATTGAAAACTTCTTCCGATTGTTTCGCTTGTTCCACACGCAATATTGAAGATCGTTAGCATAGAGATGAATGCAGAAAAGAATCTAGAGAACATTAGGGGATGTGCCTAAGTTCGGCAAAGCTCGTTACTCAGCCCGATACGAAACGGGACGCGTTTGAAAAACGCAAGTAGGTTATCTGTTCCGATTATTGCATCGAGCCTTGGCGAACGCAAATTCTCTGGCCGCTAATTGGCAATCAGTGCTAACAATCCGTCGCTGCTTTCACCCCCTAGCCCCTCGATTAATTCCTCGTCGCATAATTGCAATCGCTGACTAGACCCGACTCGTTTAAACCCACGCAACCGTAGATCGCCTAACAATACACACGCTCCCTGGAACCGATCTCTGCCTTTGAGAAAGCAAACTAAACGACGCGTTTCCGGGCAAAGTTAGCGGCGCACCGTTTCCGGTTCGGAAACGAGAAGGAAGATGCCCACTCTAATTCCCGCCCTAATCGCTATCGGAGGAAGGAATAATCGGCCAAAGGACATTAAACATTCCATCAACGTTAACAACTGCTCTCTTGGTCAAACCGTGAGCCTCATCGATTTGCTGCCTATCGGAGGTATTAATCATTAATCGTCATTACCTGCGGCAGTAAACACCAAATTATTTATCCGAGTCCGGTGACAAGTGGCTTTTTCTCTCTCCGCTCCTTTTTGCGTAATCGTttaaccaaaaaaaaaagaccAGGAATCGACTAAACAAACGAAGACCGAGGAGCAACAATGCCTTTGTCCCGCTGCAACGATCGAATCGTTTCTCCGCTGAAATTCACTTCTATGTCTGTGCGCGTGCTCTAACTACACTACCAAGACAGAATTAACACCGAGTAATGGACTAGCGATAGCGAAGAAGCATAAGAATTAATCCAGTCGGAGTTTTCAGCTGGTTGTGTTTATGGTTGTTCTGAATGTTGAGTATCTTGGTTGTGATTCCGTAGCAAAGGCAAGACTAGAAACGCTTCTGAACGGCTCGAGGAGATGCTGTCGTCTTCGGATTCGGAGAGAACCGTGAAACGGAGGGATTGCTATGAAGAGAAAGGACAGTTCGCGAGATTGTCGTCTGATTCTTCTAGAAATGCCAGATTTAGGAGTAGCAGTCCTAAGTTCTTCTGCAAGGAGTCTGAACAGTCTGCAACAACTTATGCAATTGATTCAAAGACGGGAGTAAGTGCGAAAGCTACTAGAAGATTGTCACCTGATTTTTCGAGCGACAGATCTCGAAGTGGAAGCCCTCGATTCTTTTGCAACGAGTCTGAGAAATCAGCTACTACTTATGCAATTGATTCGAAATCAGGACTAGGGTCAAAGACCATTGGACGATCATCGCCTGATCATTTAAAGGATAGACGATCTAGAAGTGGTAGCCCTAGATTCTTTGGCGAAGAATCAGGAAAGTCAGCAACGACTTACGGGATCGATTCAAAGGCGATTTCAAGATCATCGCCTGATTTTTCGAAAGACGCGAGATCTCGAAGTGGGAGTCCTAGATTCTTTTGCAAGGAATCGGAAAAATCAGCTACCACttatgcaatcgatgcaaagaCAGGACTAGGTTCCAAGAACACTAGGAGATTGTCACCTGATTTTTCGAGTGACAGATCCCGAAGTGGAAGCCCTAGATTCTTTTGTAAGGAGTCTGAGAAATCAGCAACAACGTATGCAATCGATCCAAAATCCGCACGAAGATTTTCTGATTTTTCGAGCGACAGATCTCGAAGTGGAAGCCCACGATTCTTCTGCAAAGAATCAGAGAAATCGGCAACAACTTATGCGATCGATTCCAAAGCAGGTTTAAAAGCTATCAAAAGATCATCACCTGATTTTTCAAGAGACAGAAGGTCTCAGAGTGGAAGCCCTAAATTCTTTTGTAAAGAATCAGATAGATCAGCGACCACTTATGCGATTGATTCAAAGAGCAAGAAAAAATTGGCTCCGGATCTTTCAAAGAATCGTTCTACAGTCAAAATAGAACCGGAGAGCGAGTTCATAAACAAAAGCTCTCGCAAATCACCTGTGACTACAGATGATACTGTGGACAGATATATCATAGATCACGATCTTGATAAAGTTAGAACTCCTTCTCCAACAGGAAATCTAAAAAATTACACGAGTCATATAAAAATTGATGGTAAAATCGATTCAAAGTTATCTCGAACAGGATCGCCCAATATTTTCGAGAGATTAACAAGAGATCGAAGTTCAAGTCCACAATTTTCACATCGAGAGTCTAGAAAATCTCCAATCTCAGTCGCGAGTACTAAAATACGCGATTTCATATCAAAATCGCCAGACAGGATCTACAACATTCTAAAAACTCGTGATCCTCGCACTACTACTTCAAAATCTCcagattttgcaaaaactttgaGAAAATCGAATGCGAGTCCTCAATACTCTTCTGACAAATCCGCCACGATCATGTTCGTAACACCAGAAACAATAACCAGAACAAAAGCGGGCTACTCGAAGCCGATAAAGAAAGCGCAAAGCCCCACTCTCTCAATAAGCAAAGCCGACGTAACGAACAGAATGATCGACTCGAGGAGGAGAGAATCTGTTGAAAACATTGACGAAAGTTCAAAGCAAAGAATACGAAGCTCGGTATCGCGATACTTCGAGCAATGCGAGAAAGCTTCGAGAAACGAGGAGGCCAGAGCTAGGAACAGCGTCCAAAAATCTCGGGGTGCTAGAAATGCTGATGCGTGCCGTGTTTCATCTCCAGTATCGTTGAAACACATGGAGGCAGTCAGTCCAGTGCATAAAAGTCCGAAACTTTATCGCGAAGCGCCTGGGAAGTTTATTGCAACGAACGTGGTTCGAAGTAGAAGCGGAACTCCGGAATTCTTTTGCTATGAAACTGATAAAATGGCTACGACCGTGAGCTTGAAGCCCAGACCTGGAGCTAGTCCTGAACCTGTTCGATCCGAGAGCAGATTATCAAAGAGTTCTGATACATACGCTACAATTAAGAATGTTAACGATAGCAGCAGGAGCAACAGTCCTTTGGGGACAGGATACATGACGGATAAGGATAAGAGGATTTTGGATATATTTCCGTCTAAGAGCGAGCAACCTAAGTGCTCGAGACATTCTAAGAGTCCTCTGCCAACGAATAAATTCACTTTGTCTAAAGGTAAGTCATCAAAAAGATCTGATGTCTTCAATATCGATAAAGACAGAAAATCAATTAGTCCTAGCAGACGAAGTACTCCATCGGCGAGTCCAGAATTTTTTTGTTACGAAACAGACAAGATGGCTACGACAGTGAGCCTAAAGCCTAGGCCCTCTAAAGACTCGAGAGACTATTTAAGAAGTCCCGAGCCTTTGCGGTCTGAAAGCATATTATCAAAAAGCCCAGATACCTCGATTAAAAATATTCATACCAGCAGGAGCAGCAGTCCTGTGTTATCACAATATTTCTCTTCAAAAACCGACAAACCTGATTCCCCGAAAGACCTCCCACGCAAGCATTCAAAAAGTTCATTCACGGGCACCTACTCCAAAGGTAAATCGCCCAAAAATTCTAATATCTTCAATTTACCCAAAGATA from Lasioglossum baleicum chromosome 11, iyLasBale1, whole genome shotgun sequence includes:
- the LOC143213702 gene encoding uncharacterized protein LOC143213702 isoform X3; the encoded protein is MKRKERKKASKNAARIQTKELEARGVHMDMQTSWAAQELTTKYSNLDDMARFQQKQLQEKEQKLLQLYDQQQQRAYQVVQRGSAGSNGSSYGSSVSQHTITKTSTNSHTTSTSQGGKVRQMFDERRQTTVKGIDRSYPLEPLENKPRKQTNGNVQKNGNSSVNRHSVTVKRVARADVNSNLNAGKPIVSYHEEITRESFGPSSGRRQSDDDEFGNENHVSQYANGNHRDEIQIEEVLDEDAIERNRMMAKLHLMQYDETLKHRIKNDLESEEFPEDFMVDVPDKLPKQSISKKLSQAEARLERFRNANAKRISNATKNTSSSQVPKKRAEPGLPGKAASSKGKTRNASERLEEMLSSSDSERTVKRRDCYEEKGQFARLSSDSSRNARFRSSSPKFFCKESEQSATTYAIDSKTGVSAKATRRLSPDFSSDRSRSGSPRFFCNESEKSATTYAIDSKSGLGSKTIGRSSPDHLKDRRSRSGSPRFFGEESGKSATTYGIDSKAISRSSPDFSKDARSRSGSPRFFCKESEKSATTYAIDAKTGLGSKNTRRLSPDFSSDRSRSGSPRFFCKESEKSATTYAIDPKSARRFSDFSSDRSRSGSPRFFCKESEKSATTYAIDSKAGLKAIKRSSPDFSRDRRSQSGSPKFFCKESDRSATTYAIDSKSKKKLAPDLSKNRSTVKIEPESEFINKSSRKSPVTTDDTVDRYIIDHDLDKVRTPSPTGNLKNYTSHIKIDGKIDSKLSRTGSPNIFERLTRDRSSSPQFSHRESRKSPISVASTKIRDFISKSPDRIYNILKTRDPRTTTSKSPDFAKTLRKSNASPQYSSDKSATIMFVTPETITRTKAGYSKPIKKAQSPTLSISKADVTNRMIDSRRRESVENIDESSKQRIRSSVSRYFEQCEKASRNEEARARNSVQKSRGARNADACRVSSPVSLKHMEAVSPVHKSPKLYREAPGKFIATNVVRSRSGTPEFFCYETDKMATTVSLKPRPGASPEPVRSESRLSKSSDTYATIKNVNDSSRSNSPLGTGYMTDKDKRILDIFPSKSEQPKCSRHSKSPLPTNKFTLSKGKSSKRSDVFNIDKDRKSISPSRRSTPSASPEFFCYETDKMATTVSLKPRPSKDSRDYLRSPEPLRSESILSKSPDTSIKNIHTSRSSSPVLSQYFSSKTDKPDSPKDLPRKHSKSSFTGTYSKGKSPKNSNIFNLPKDTKSNSRSHNASPSPHKGSRSPDFFCYETEKSATTVSLRASSKSPESSGLAYSLSKGRSSKSPEQSTKDSRGRRGSGNVLRSTRLIRDIIKHQRNRESDCAPWRDTTVSGRKERVSSSVGDVELKQRSKIGSNRNVVDRATTPTTSSRCKLPGESSPKRGTSAEMNSAIHEITMTDQYTKPDRVQLRGTYSKSSKTSSNSRRLDTFQSSLTKQTRNKRPPLDSTIFSSSKRDQRLVESRKEIDSYSEKTTMSCNSSESVFREKKRRTVENSSESLRSGVQTASLSRQSPTLGSIELVRKVMKSGTRAPDKTLKTREAEEQEGTQRRPSISVSGAAAVNDGRSSSKNYERTDSVESALRRFDSIDTEAGVESVQGTLQGSVTEKRQTPEESKAEGSADDFSTISLKALEQDADSPGVERESSATRLKRTSGTPVASRALKKEEDRRRKKITKITDPSEITGRVRSLTCRRRLFQDNDLETRSLRKIGPKSGSKKANKPSTGALDSDPSLSVKQLRSIEDIRRSFGDISSDREEARAKSAIASNASRARSGKPRVSSSVACDRIGKESLAKRSENVGASRDSERFVKSATRFSRVVKSPSLDSTKVVETNSRTRRSVLSPSKSPDMMVTRRPSTELKASDTRSTKRTTPTKDAEPIGKRKTTTTTTTTRKSTDAVDGATVLENGLHLQDQTVETKYDNDPQTAKKTFVIDYEEQPPKENNGPLPRKPLLKKPSIEKQTPSTPMQASTSNTKSKMTLRAKTTNVSSSSRSSASSKSGSNCTPNLRSQRRTGGANMRTSLTRSAQRNRCKRTWPQEASSATCLHRLQATPAITFSVPIAEENSTNRPPSVTFPNARTCYTTNRYTPEHRNRGANYR
- the LOC143213702 gene encoding uncharacterized protein LOC143213702 isoform X2 → MAAPQASSRLELLQARFQQKQLQEKEQKLLQLYDQQQQRAYQVVQRGSAGSNGSSYGSSVSQHTITKTSTNSHTTSTSQGGKVRQMFDERRQTTVKGIDRSYPLEPLENKPRKQTNGNVQKNGNSSVNRHSVTVKRVARADVNSNLNAGKPIVSYHEEITRESFGPSSGRRQSDDDEFGNENHVSQYANGNHRDEIQIEEVLDEDAIERNRMMAKLHLMQYDETLKHRIKNDLESEEFPEDFMVDVPDKLPKQSISKKLSQAEARLERFRNANAKRISNATKNTSSSQVPKKRAEPGLPGKAASSKGKTRNASERLEEMLSSSDSERTVKRRDCYEEKGQFARLSSDSSRNARFRSSSPKFFCKESEQSATTYAIDSKTGVSAKATRRLSPDFSSDRSRSGSPRFFCNESEKSATTYAIDSKSGLGSKTIGRSSPDHLKDRRSRSGSPRFFGEESGKSATTYGIDSKAISRSSPDFSKDARSRSGSPRFFCKESEKSATTYAIDAKTGLGSKNTRRLSPDFSSDRSRSGSPRFFCKESEKSATTYAIDPKSARRFSDFSSDRSRSGSPRFFCKESEKSATTYAIDSKAGLKAIKRSSPDFSRDRRSQSGSPKFFCKESDRSATTYAIDSKSKKKLAPDLSKNRSTVKIEPESEFINKSSRKSPVTTDDTVDRYIIDHDLDKVRTPSPTGNLKNYTSHIKIDGKIDSKLSRTGSPNIFERLTRDRSSSPQFSHRESRKSPISVASTKIRDFISKSPDRIYNILKTRDPRTTTSKSPDFAKTLRKSNASPQYSSDKSATIMFVTPETITRTKAGYSKPIKKAQSPTLSISKADVTNRMIDSRRRESVENIDESSKQRIRSSVSRYFEQCEKASRNEEARARNSVQKSRGARNADACRVSSPVSLKHMEAVSPVHKSPKLYREAPGKFIATNVVRSRSGTPEFFCYETDKMATTVSLKPRPGASPEPVRSESRLSKSSDTYATIKNVNDSSRSNSPLGTGYMTDKDKRILDIFPSKSEQPKCSRHSKSPLPTNKFTLSKGKSSKRSDVFNIDKDRKSISPSRRSTPSASPEFFCYETDKMATTVSLKPRPSKDSRDYLRSPEPLRSESILSKSPDTSIKNIHTSRSSSPVLSQYFSSKTDKPDSPKDLPRKHSKSSFTGTYSKGKSPKNSNIFNLPKDTKSNSRSHNASPSPHKGSRSPDFFCYETEKSATTVSLRASSKSPESSGLAYSLSKGRSSKSPEQSTKDSRGRRGSGNVLRSTRLIRDIIKHQRNRESDCAPWRDTTVSGRKERVSSSVGDVELKQRSKIGSNRNVVDRATTPTTSSRCKLPGESSPKRGTSAEMNSAIHEITMTDQYTKPDRVQLRGTYSKSSKTSSNSRRLDTFQSSLTKQTRNKRPPLDSTIFSSSKRDQRLVESRKEIDSYSEKTTMSCNSSESVFREKKRRTVENSSESLRSGVQTASLSRQSPTLGSIELVRKVMKSGTRAPDKTLKTREAEEQEGTQRRPSISVSGAAAVNDGRSSSKNYERTDSVESALRRFDSIDTEAGVESVQGTLQGSVTEKRQTPEESKAEGSADDFSTISLKALEQDADSPGVERESSATRLKRTSGTPVASRALKKEEDRRRKKITKITDPSEITGRVRSLTCRRRLFQDNDLETRSLRKIGPKSGSKKANKPSTGALDSDPSLSVKQLRSIEDIRRSFGDISSDREEARAKSAIASNASRARSGKPRVSSSVACDRIGKESLAKRSENVGASRDSERFVKSATRFSRVVKSPSLDSTKVVETNSRTRRSVLSPSKSPDMMVTRRPSTELKASDTRSTKRTTPTKDAEPIGKRKTTTTTTTTRKSTDAVDGATVLENGLHLQDQTVETKYDNDPQTAKKTFVIDYEEQPPKENNGPLPRKPLLKKPSIEKQTPSTPMQASTSNTKSKMTLRAKTTNVSSSSRSSASSKSGSNCTPDLLVPCKICGRSFAQDRVTLHEQICSKTGQKRRKLFDSVMSRVKGTELEKFVRKGCAKKQPEKPAEPKTNWRRKHEDFINAIRSAKQVQAHLAAGGKLSDLPPPPPSDTSDYVQCPHCGRKFNKPAAERHIPKCENMLHNKPIHSRAPKPRR
- the LOC143213702 gene encoding uncharacterized protein LOC143213702 isoform X4; this translates as MKRKERKKASKNAARIQTKELEARGVHMDMQTSWAAQELTTKYSNLDDMARFQQKQLQEKEQKLLQLYDQQQQRAYQVVQRGSAGSNGSSYGSSVSQHTITKTSTNSHTTSTSQGGKVRQMFDERRQTTVKGIDRSYPLEPLENKPRKQTNGNVQKNGNSSVNRHSVTVKRVARADVNSNLNAGKPIVSYHEEITRESFGPSSGRRQSDDDEFGNENHVSQYANGNHRDEIQIEEVLDEDAIERNRMMAKLHLMQYDETLKHRIKNDLESEEFPEDFMVDVPDKLPKQSISKKLSQAEARLERFRNANAKRISNATKNTSSSQVPKKRAEPGLPGKAASSKGKTRNASERLEEMLSSSDSERTVKRRDCYEEKGQFARLSSDSSRNARFRSSSPKFFCKESEQSATTYAIDSKTGVSAKATRRLSPDFSSDRSRSGSPRFFCNESEKSATTYAIDSKSGLGSKTIGRSSPDHLKDRRSRSGSPRFFGEESGKSATTYGIDSKAISRSSPDFSKDARSRSGSPRFFCKESEKSATTYAIDAKTGLGSKNTRRLSPDFSSDRSRSGSPRFFCKESEKSATTYAIDPKSARRFSDFSSDRSRSGSPRFFCKESEKSATTYAIDSKAGLKAIKRSSPDFSRDRRSQSGSPKFFCKESDRSATTYAIDSKSKKKLAPDLSKNRSTVKIEPESEFINKSSRKSPVTTDDTVDRYIIDHDLDKVRTPSPTGNLKNYTSHIKIDGKIDSKLSRTGSPNIFERLTRDRSSSPQFSHRESRKSPISVASTKIRDFISKSPDRIYNILKTRDPRTTTSKSPDFAKTLRKSNASPQYSSDKSATIMFVTPETITRTKAGYSKPIKKAQSPTLSISKADVTNRMIDSRRRESVENIDESSKQRIRSSVSRYFEQCEKASRNEEARARNSVQKSRGARNADACRVSSPVSLKHMEAVSPVHKSPKLYREAPGKFIATNVVRSRSGTPEFFCYETDKMATTVSLKPRPGASPEPVRSESRLSKSSDTYATIKNVNDSSRSNSPLGTGYMTDKDKRILDIFPSKSEQPKCSRHSKSPLPTNKFTLSKGKSSKRSDVFNIDKDRKSISPSRRSTPSASPEFFCYETDKMATTVSLKPRPSKDSRDYLRSPEPLRSESILSKSPDTSIKNIHTSRSSSPVLSQYFSSKTDKPDSPKDLPRKHSKSSFTGTYSKGKSPKNSNIFNLPKDTKSNSRSHNASPSPHKGSRSPDFFCYETEKSATTVSLRASSKSPESSGLAYSLSKGRSSKSPEQSTKDSRGRRGSGNVLRSTRLIRDIIKHQRNRESDCAPWRDTTVSGRKERVSSSVGDVELKQRSKIGSNRNVVDRATTPTTSSRCKLPGESSPKRGTSAEMNSAIHEITMTDQYTKPDRVQLRGTYSKSSKTSSNSRRLDTFQSSLTKQTRNKRPPLDSTIFSSSKRDQRLVESRKEIDSYSEKTTMSCNSSESVFREKKRRTVENSSESLRSGVQTASLSRQSPTLGSIELVRKVMKSGTRAPDKTLKTREAEEQEGTQRRPSISVSGAAAVNDGRSSSKNYERTDSVESALRRFDSIDTEAGVESVQGTLQGSVTEKRQTPEESKAEGSADDFSTISLKALEQDADSPGVERESSATRLKRTSGTPVASRALKKEEDRRRKKITKITDPSEITGRVRSLTCRRRLFQDNDLETRSLRKIGPKSGSKKANKPSTGALDSDPSLSVKQLRSIEDIRRSFGDISSDREEARAKSAIASNASRARSGKPRVSSSVACDRIGKESLAKRSENVGASRDSERFVKSATRFSRVVKSPSLDSTKVVETNSRTRRSVLSPSKSPDMMVTRRPSTELKASDTRSTKRTTPTKDAEPIGKRKTTTTTTTTRKSTDAVDGATVLENGLHLQDQTVETKYDNDPQTAKKTFVIDYEEQPPKENNGPLPRKPLLKKPSIEKPAEPKTNWRRKHEDFINAIRSAKQVQAHLAAGGKLSDLPPPPPSDTSDYVQCPHCGRKFNKPAAERHIPKCENMLHNKPIHSRAPKPRR
- the LOC143213702 gene encoding uncharacterized protein LOC143213702 isoform X1 — translated: MKRKERKKASKNAARIQTKELEARGVHMDMQTSWAAQELTTKYSNLDDMARFQQKQLQEKEQKLLQLYDQQQQRAYQVVQRGSAGSNGSSYGSSVSQHTITKTSTNSHTTSTSQGGKVRQMFDERRQTTVKGIDRSYPLEPLENKPRKQTNGNVQKNGNSSVNRHSVTVKRVARADVNSNLNAGKPIVSYHEEITRESFGPSSGRRQSDDDEFGNENHVSQYANGNHRDEIQIEEVLDEDAIERNRMMAKLHLMQYDETLKHRIKNDLESEEFPEDFMVDVPDKLPKQSISKKLSQAEARLERFRNANAKRISNATKNTSSSQVPKKRAEPGLPGKAASSKGKTRNASERLEEMLSSSDSERTVKRRDCYEEKGQFARLSSDSSRNARFRSSSPKFFCKESEQSATTYAIDSKTGVSAKATRRLSPDFSSDRSRSGSPRFFCNESEKSATTYAIDSKSGLGSKTIGRSSPDHLKDRRSRSGSPRFFGEESGKSATTYGIDSKAISRSSPDFSKDARSRSGSPRFFCKESEKSATTYAIDAKTGLGSKNTRRLSPDFSSDRSRSGSPRFFCKESEKSATTYAIDPKSARRFSDFSSDRSRSGSPRFFCKESEKSATTYAIDSKAGLKAIKRSSPDFSRDRRSQSGSPKFFCKESDRSATTYAIDSKSKKKLAPDLSKNRSTVKIEPESEFINKSSRKSPVTTDDTVDRYIIDHDLDKVRTPSPTGNLKNYTSHIKIDGKIDSKLSRTGSPNIFERLTRDRSSSPQFSHRESRKSPISVASTKIRDFISKSPDRIYNILKTRDPRTTTSKSPDFAKTLRKSNASPQYSSDKSATIMFVTPETITRTKAGYSKPIKKAQSPTLSISKADVTNRMIDSRRRESVENIDESSKQRIRSSVSRYFEQCEKASRNEEARARNSVQKSRGARNADACRVSSPVSLKHMEAVSPVHKSPKLYREAPGKFIATNVVRSRSGTPEFFCYETDKMATTVSLKPRPGASPEPVRSESRLSKSSDTYATIKNVNDSSRSNSPLGTGYMTDKDKRILDIFPSKSEQPKCSRHSKSPLPTNKFTLSKGKSSKRSDVFNIDKDRKSISPSRRSTPSASPEFFCYETDKMATTVSLKPRPSKDSRDYLRSPEPLRSESILSKSPDTSIKNIHTSRSSSPVLSQYFSSKTDKPDSPKDLPRKHSKSSFTGTYSKGKSPKNSNIFNLPKDTKSNSRSHNASPSPHKGSRSPDFFCYETEKSATTVSLRASSKSPESSGLAYSLSKGRSSKSPEQSTKDSRGRRGSGNVLRSTRLIRDIIKHQRNRESDCAPWRDTTVSGRKERVSSSVGDVELKQRSKIGSNRNVVDRATTPTTSSRCKLPGESSPKRGTSAEMNSAIHEITMTDQYTKPDRVQLRGTYSKSSKTSSNSRRLDTFQSSLTKQTRNKRPPLDSTIFSSSKRDQRLVESRKEIDSYSEKTTMSCNSSESVFREKKRRTVENSSESLRSGVQTASLSRQSPTLGSIELVRKVMKSGTRAPDKTLKTREAEEQEGTQRRPSISVSGAAAVNDGRSSSKNYERTDSVESALRRFDSIDTEAGVESVQGTLQGSVTEKRQTPEESKAEGSADDFSTISLKALEQDADSPGVERESSATRLKRTSGTPVASRALKKEEDRRRKKITKITDPSEITGRVRSLTCRRRLFQDNDLETRSLRKIGPKSGSKKANKPSTGALDSDPSLSVKQLRSIEDIRRSFGDISSDREEARAKSAIASNASRARSGKPRVSSSVACDRIGKESLAKRSENVGASRDSERFVKSATRFSRVVKSPSLDSTKVVETNSRTRRSVLSPSKSPDMMVTRRPSTELKASDTRSTKRTTPTKDAEPIGKRKTTTTTTTTRKSTDAVDGATVLENGLHLQDQTVETKYDNDPQTAKKTFVIDYEEQPPKENNGPLPRKPLLKKPSIEKQTPSTPMQASTSNTKSKMTLRAKTTNVSSSSRSSASSKSGSNCTPDLLVPCKICGRSFAQDRVTLHEQICSKTGQKRRKLFDSVMSRVKGTELEKFVRKGCAKKQPEKPAEPKTNWRRKHEDFINAIRSAKQVQAHLAAGGKLSDLPPPPPSDTSDYVQCPHCGRKFNKPAAERHIPKCENMLHNKPIHSRAPKPRR